In Gemmatimonadota bacterium, a genomic segment contains:
- a CDS encoding LD-carboxypeptidase, with amino-acid sequence MKRRAFARSAALGTAGLTLGAAKPGAAARTPEPVKPRRLRAGSRVALVNPAGATFDGQDIEIVEERLAALGLVPIRGRHLLDRHGYLAGTDEARAADLNEMFADDTVDGVLAVRGGWGAARLLHLLDFDAVAANPKVFLGYSDITTLLLALHARTGLVTFHGPVGTSEWNDFSVGALRAVVFEGTAPTLRNPVERGSDLAVTEDRPRVITPGRARGRLLGGNLTVLASILGSPYVPDWSGSILFLEDVGEAVYRIDRLLTQLALAGVLDSVAGVVFGKCTDCDPDSAYGSLTLPEVLEHHLGGLDVPVWAGGMVGHIPRKWTLPVGVEAEIDTASATVRLLEPAVV; translated from the coding sequence ATGAAGAGGCGCGCGTTCGCCCGTTCCGCGGCGCTCGGGACGGCCGGCCTGACGCTCGGCGCCGCGAAGCCCGGCGCCGCGGCACGCACGCCCGAGCCGGTCAAGCCGCGCCGCCTCCGCGCCGGCTCCCGAGTGGCGCTCGTGAACCCCGCGGGCGCGACCTTCGACGGCCAGGACATCGAGATAGTGGAGGAGCGCCTGGCCGCGCTCGGCCTGGTGCCGATTCGAGGCCGGCATTTGCTCGACCGGCACGGCTACCTGGCCGGCACCGACGAGGCGCGGGCGGCGGACCTGAACGAGATGTTCGCCGACGACACGGTGGACGGTGTCCTGGCGGTGCGCGGCGGCTGGGGCGCGGCGCGCCTCCTGCACCTGCTGGATTTCGACGCCGTCGCCGCGAATCCCAAGGTGTTCCTGGGCTACAGCGACATCACGACGCTGCTGCTCGCGCTCCACGCGCGCACGGGGCTGGTCACCTTTCACGGCCCGGTGGGGACGTCGGAGTGGAACGACTTCTCGGTAGGCGCGCTGCGCGCGGTGGTGTTCGAGGGGACCGCGCCGACGCTGCGCAATCCGGTCGAGCGAGGCTCCGACCTGGCGGTAACCGAGGACCGCCCTCGCGTCATCACGCCCGGGCGCGCGCGCGGCCGGCTGCTCGGCGGCAACCTCACGGTCCTGGCGTCGATCCTGGGGTCGCCCTACGTGCCCGACTGGAGCGGGTCGATCCTCTTCCTGGAGGACGTCGGCGAGGCCGTGTACCGCATCGACCGGCTGCTGACCCAGCTCGCGCTGGCGGGCGTGCTCGACTCCGTTGCCGGGGTCGTGTTCGGCAAGTGCACCGACTGCGACCCCGACAGCGCTTATGGATCGCTCACGCTGCCCGAGGTGCTGGAGCACCACCTGGGCGGCCTGGACGTGCCGGTGTGGGCGGGCGGCATGGTCGGGCACATCCCGCGCAAGTGGACGCTCCCCGTGGGCGTGGAGGCCGAGATCGACACGGCATCGGCCACGGTTCGGCTGCTCGAACCGGCGGTGGTGTAG